The sequence below is a genomic window from Coleofasciculus sp. FACHB-T130.
GTTCAATATCATTGTGGATGCCTGCTTTGGCGGTCGCGATCGCGCCATCTCCAATATGTGCTTGATTGGCAATCCCTACTTGTCCGGCTAACAGCACGCGATTGCCAACAGTAACGCCGCCTGCCATCCCTACCTGTCCGGCTAAGGCGCAGTTAGAGCCTACCTTACAGCCGTGACCGATATGCACCAAGTTATCAATTTTGGTGTTGTGGGCAACGCGGGTTTCTCCCACAGCGGGGCGGTCAATGGTGCTATTGCAACCCACTTCAACGCCATCTTCCAGAACAGTGTAGCCAGACTGCTCCATTTTGAACCAGCCAGTCGGGGTGGGGACAAACCCAAAGCCTTCCGCACCGAGGACGGCACCGCTATGAATGACGCAATCTGCGCCGATCCGGGTGCGTTCGTGAATGGAACAATTAGCGTGTAATACCGTGCGATCGCCTATCTGCACGTTTGGATAGATGACTACATTCGGGTGAATGATGACAGCATTTCCAATCTCTGTACCCGCCTCAATGACTGCATGAGCGCCGATGTAAACATCTTGACCAATTTTGGCGTCGGGATGAATGACTGCGGTGGGATGGATTCCAGGCGCTGGACGGAAGGGTTTATAGAAAAGAGCGATCGCTGCGGCAAACATTAATCGCGGATCGGATACCGCAATCCAGGCAATTCCCCGCTCAGATGCTTGTGCTTGTAGCTTTTCATCCGGCGGTAAAATTAAGGCACTGGCAAAGGTTTTTCCCACAAAAGCCGCAAATTTCGCGCCCTCTATGTAGCTGAGTGTGCCAATGGCAGCCTCATCGACGGGTGCTACTCCCGTAATTTCCGGGTTGCAATCTGTATTTGAGGTCAAACTATTGCAGGCGGCAGTAGTACCCAGTTTTTCGACAATTTCGTGAAATTTCATCGGCATATTCATGGACAACTGTAAATGAATTGGCAGCTATACAAGAGATTCATCAAGTATTCGCACCGCCAAGACACAATTAAAAATTAAATTTTTGGGTTTTTAATTTTTAATTTTTAATTTTTAATTTCTTCGTTGCCCATTGCCTGACCTGCTAAGTAAGCAGTCGTCCAGGCACTCTGAAAGTTAAAGCCACCCGTGACGCCGTCAATATCGAGGATTTCTCCGGCAAAGTAAAGTCCCGGACAGATGCGGCTTTCCATTGTCTTAAAGTTCACTTCCTTTAAGTTGACGCCGCCACAGGTAACGAATTCTTCCTTAAAGACACCCTTCCCCTGAATTTGGTACTTACCCTCGGAAAGTTCTTGAATGAGCTGATTGAGAACTTTATTAGATAATTCCGCCCAACGCTGTTCCCCACTAATCCCCACAGCAGCAATTAAACTCTGCCAGAGGCGTCGAGGTAAGGGCAGCGGACAACTGGTAGAAATGGCGCGTTGGGGCAATTGGGACTTGACCGCCAAAAGCATTTCCCGCAGCTTTTCCGGGTTGTACTGGGGTAGCCAATTAATTTGCAACGTTGTTCGATAATTGCAATCGTGCAGCATTCTAGCCGCCCAAGCAGACAGTTTCAAGGCAGCAGGGCCACTCAAACCCCAGTGGGTAATCAGTAATGGCCCGATTTGTTCTAACTGAGTTTTACCGACACCTAAACGCAGCCGCGCACTTTCCACGCTGACTCCGGCTAAATCTTGCAACCGGGGGTCGGAAATCGTAAAGGTGAATAGAGAGGGAACGGGTGGTTCAATCGTGTGTCCTAAAGTTTTTGCCCAGCGGTAGCCTTGGGGATTGCTGCCGGTAGCGAGGAGAATGCGATCGCACTTGAGGATCTCTCCTGACTTCAACTGGATCTCAAAGCCGGTGTCGAGTGGTTGATTCAATGAAGTCACTTGCCGGAAAATCTTATCAACAGGTGTTCCCCTGCGAATCTGCACTCCAGATGCCCTTGCTGCCTCAAACAGACAATCCACAATAGTTTCGGAACTATCTGTAATTGGAAACATCCGTCCATCCGGTTCAGTTTTCAATTGGACGCCGCGATCGCTAAACCAAACGACTGTATCTTTAGCTTGGAAACGACTAAAAGCCCCCCGAAGTGCTTTCCCGCCTCTGGGGTAATATTGCACTAAACCAGCCGGGTCAAAGCAAGCATGAGTAACATTGCATCGCCCGCCGCCAGAAATCCGAACTTTAGATAAGGGTTGTCGTCCTGCTTCTAACAAAATTACTTGCGCGTGGGGATAAGTTTCGGCACAGGTAATTGCACCAAAAAAACCCGCTGCCCCACCGCCAATCACTACTACTTTTAAAGGTTGCACAATCAAGCTATTGCCGATTTCACGGAATATTTCCGTACAGATGCGATATTATCTCTCTACCCGTCGTATGGTTCAAAATCCGCTTTTGTAGCTCCACACGTAGGACATACCCAGTCTTCCGGGATATCTTCAAATGCCGTACCCGGTTGGATACCGCTATCTGGGTCGCCCTGTTGTTGATCGTAGATGTAGTTGCAAACTGTACATATATACTTCTTCATTATCGCTCCTCAACATTTGCCTATACATAATACTAAAAGCCGACGTAATCGAAATTACATCGGCTTTTGCAGAACCCATTGTTCATCTTCGAGAAACTTAAGTTTTGAGCCAAGGACTATCGCTGAATCGCACTCGCCTTAAGCCGAATCAAAAGTTTTGAAACCCACGCCAGCAGGTTAATTCTCTTGTAGTGTAGACGCACTTTCAACCGCCCAGTTGCTACAACTTTGCTTTAGCCTTCGACCAAAAGCCGTGTTCATCTTGTTCAAATTGATCAGAAACAACATCCCAAGCATGATGGTCAGCTTTGGATTCATCGCCAGAGTCTTCTAGCGCTTTGTTGTAATTGGCGATAAATGTCCTTTGAGCATCCTCTGAGAGGTGAGAACGAACTTCCGGGGACAAATCGCTAGGACTTTCCAGTTTCCCAGCGCGTTTGCGGGGTAATGTGGTTTCGCTGGTATGCACTTCTTCGCCACCAGCACTTTCTAGCAGCAGCTGAATTTCACCGGATTGATTGGCAGAGACTTCTACAACTACCAGAAAATCTCCAGCTTCGACGCGAGTTTGATAAATGGCAGCTTTGTCTTCTGGCATTCCCAAAGCGACCAAAGCAGAAACTAAACCAGCGCCCGCTGCACCCGCTAAAGCACCACTCGCTGCACCCAGCAACGCCGCACCAATGGGTCCTGCCGCGACGACTGAACCTACAAAAGGAATGAACAGCACTCCCACACCAGTCAGCAAGCCAAGGGCTGAACCAAACAAGGAACCAAAGATGCCGCCGCTTCTCAGCCCGCCTAAAATCACATCTTTTTTGGTGATGAATCCAGCAATGCGAGTTTCGGAATGAAAGTTTTTGCCGATTACTGAAATATCGTCGCGGGAAATCCCCCGATCGAGCAAGCGGTGAATCACTTTCTCAATTTGTTCGCGCTCTTTGAAAACGGCTGAGATACTGCGTTCTACTGTGGAAACACTTGGCTGTGTAGTTGGGTTTGTCGCGGTCATTCACTTCTCCTGAAATTTGTTTTTTAATTTTTGTTAATTTCTCTTGGAGAATAGCGAACATGACAATTCCAGCGAATCGCCCCGAAGGTTGATATTAAATGTATTTAAAGATACTAAATGACTTAACAAACTTTGAAAAAGAAAGCAATTATCGGCGAGTGCGCTGAACGCCGTAAGTAATCCCACTCGCAATTGAAAGCAAAATTAATATCCAGATAACGCCGCCAGGGATGAACGTGAGAATTCCAAATCCTCGCAACAGATACACCGCAATTGTCAGCCCTACAACACTGGCAAAAATAGAAGAAATCAGGGTTTCAGGGTTAGGAGTTTGGCTCACAGACTCGACCAAATAAATGGTTAAAACAGAATATTGCCATCGGCTACGTCCGCCCAAGCTGCAAATGCCGCCGAGGATACCAGCAACCAAGGTAAAGAGAACTAACGCCCAGATGACGTAGTCAGGAAGCTGCTTCAGAACGCCCGATCCTTTCAGCACCACGATAATCGCTGTAATCACTAAAGCAATGCCAGCGATACAACAAAATTGCGGTGCCTGGGTTGGGAGAGCGACTCACGTTCCTTGGCTCCTGACATGCTTGAGGAATTATGGTCATCATTGTTACATACTGAGTTGCTGAAACAGCGATGTAGGATCAAATTAGGAGATTAGCCAACATACCTTGCCTTCCACGTCCGAGACAACCTGTGTTAGCTTGACATCGAATTACTATTGATTGAGGAGTAGCTGAGTCAGTATGAGTATACTTTTTCCGTCGGACTCGATGGATGCCGCCTCAGACTTGTCGCTGAGCAAGAGATACTCAACGGCGCTTTTGCAAGGTGAGATTTTGATAGAAACGCAATTGCGTTCTACTTGGGGGGGTGCTGTTACTGCCCAAATGTATTTGCCAATCGAGCGATCGCGCGTTTGGCAACAAGTGACAGACTATCCCCGTTGGGTGCAATATTTCCCAGATGTTACTCACTCTGAGGTACTGCACTCCAACGTCTCCTCGCCTGTTGGCTTACCGGAAGGGACGAGTTCCAAGAGTGTTTACCAAGTTGCCACGAAAACTTTCCTGTTTCTCAGTCTTCAGGTTGAGGCTTATCTGAGTGTGTCTGAGATCGTGCAGCAGGAAATTCATTTTCGCTTGGAAAAAGGTACTTTTACCGATTTCTGTGCTGACTTAAGTTTGCAAGATTACGAGAATGGCACTTTGCTCACCTATACAGTAAAAGCAACGCCCAATATCCCAGTGCCGTCAATTTTCATCGAACAGGCAATGCAGCTAGAACTGCCTGTGAATATGCGAACTATGCGCCAGGTGATGTGCGGCAGTTAAAAGAGGCGATCGCGTTTAGTTCTAAATGCACCTAAATTATCGGGGATAACGATACCAGGCAGAATTCTTCATCGGATATTTGTCTGGTATAAATTAGCACTATTTAAGTCAGCCCCAAGCAAGTTGGCATTTTTCAGCTTGGCACCTGTCAAGTTTGCAAATCTCAAAGTCGCTTTTTGCAGGTCAGCACCTTCTAAGTTGGCATCCGTTAAGCGCGTAAATCTTAGGATGGCATTTTGTAAGTTAGCGTTTCTGAGCTGGGCGCGAGCTAAGTCCGCTACGTATAAGTTAGCACCAGCCAGATTGGCTCCGGTTAGGTTGGCTTTCCTTAAGTTAGCCCGTTGCAGGTTCGCTTCTCTCAAGTCGGCACCGCTTAAATCAGCACCGGAAAGGTCGCACCCTACGCATTCTTTCGTTTCCAGCAATCGTTTGACGTGCCCCATATTTGCCGCTTGTACGGGCGTCGCCAGCGATAGCGGCACCGATAAAGCGGCGGCAACCAGTATTGTGAGTTTCATGACGTTTTTCGCCTCCTAAGCTTATTATCCAGCGAGGCGTTATCTCTGAGGAGAAAGAAAACCGCCACATTTGTCTATCCAATTGGGTTGGTTAAATCATTTAAAACTGTTTCTTATATGACGTTTGCAATAAACCTTAAAAATTTAATAAATTTTTAATACTAAGAATACAAACAAAAGTTTCGGTTATCAAAAGCTAAAAGATTTATAAATTCGTTACGCTTCTTGACGATTTGGTGTAATTTTAAATAAGGAAAAATATCTTAAAATCTATACAAAGGTGGATTGCTTGCAGTCCAGATGAAGGGAAAAAAGGAACCCTTTAAAAATGCGGTTAGGAATTGGTAAATCCTCTTGATTAAAGGAAGTTTATAAACCCATCCTCAGACGCGAGGCGATCTAGTTGCGGCAAGTTTTAATTAACTTACTTCGCAATGCAGTCAAGTTTACAGAAATTGGCGTTATAACTTTCAAAGTGGGCTACCAAACGGAGAGAACCCAGTTTCAGGTGGCAGATACAGGAATTGGTATTACACCGGATGCAAAAGGAACCGGATTAAAATTGGCAATTCGCTGTCAATTAGTTCAACTGATGAGTGGCGCATTCAAAGTCAAGAGTACCCTCCACCTGCCAAGGAAATCGCAGACTTGCTCGATCTAGGCAAGGAAAGACGATTTTAGAGGCGTCGTAGAGCGATCGCTTACCTTGAGGGGTTGGATCGGCAGTTGATTCCGTATACTACCCATTTTGTCAATTCGGTAAGGTTTTAAAGAGAAACAAGTCTTATAGTTTATTACAGAATTTAAGAGGTATGAATGAGTGTTGATACGGTTGAAAAAGGAGTTATCTTAATCGTTGATGACACTCCTACCAATTTGGGAATGCTGTTCGATTTCCTGGCTCATTCCGGCTTCCAAGTTTTAGTGGCTGAAGATGGCGAAAGTGCAATTGAAAGCGCTGAATATGCTTCACCCGACCTAATTTTATTAGATGTACTCATGCCCGGAATAGATGGATTTGAAACTTGCCGCCGCCTAAAAGCGAATCAAGTAACTCAAGATATTCCCGTAATTTTTATGACCGCTCTGAGTGAGACAGTGGATAAGGTCAAAGGGTTGAATCTTGGGGCGGTAGATTACATTACTAAACCGCTCCAGCATGAAGAAGTTTTAGCCCGTGTCAGCATCCACCTGCGCCTGCGTTGCTTGACCAAAAAACTGATAGACCAAAATATACGTTTAGAACAGGAGATATGCGAACGCAAACAAGCAGAAGCAGAACGAGAGCAAGCATTTATAGCGCTCCAGGAAAGCGAAGCTCGATTTAGATGCTTGGTTGAATCGAATATCATTGGGATTATTTTCGCAGATTTTCGGGGCAATATTACCGAAGCGAATGATGCCTTTCTACAGATGGTGGGATATGAGCGGGAGGAACTGCCAACGGGAGGTTTGCGTTGGGATGAAATTACTCCGCCCGAATATCGCCATTTAGACGAAGACGCGCTCGCACAATTCCTCAGTTCTGGCAATTGTACTCCCTACGAGAAAGAATTTATTTCCAAAGATGGTCGTCGCGTTCCAGTGATGATTGGTGCAGCGCTGATGGAACCATCTCAACCAAACGTTGTCGGTTTTGTCCTTGACATCACCGAGCGCAAACAGGCAGATCGGAAAATCCAAGAACAAGCGGCTTTGCTTGATATTACAACCGATGCAATTCTCGTCCGAGACCTGAACAACCAAATCCTATTTTGGAACAAAGGGGCTGAACGTTTGTACGGATGGAAGACAGAAGAAGTTTTTGGTAAGAATGCTAATCAACTTTTATACAAGGAAATTTCACCACAACTCCAAAAAAATCAGAATATTCTTGCCCAAGAAAACGAGTGGCAGGGTGAATTGCATCAAGTCACAAAAGACGGGAAAAATATTATCGTTGCAAGTCGCTGGACTCTCGTTCGGGATGAAGAAGAACAACCCAAATTTATCTTAACTGTTAATACCGATATTACAGAGAGGAAACAACTCGAAGCCCAGTTTCTTCGGGCACAGCGCATGGAGAGTATCGGCACTCTGGCAAGCGGGATTGCCCACGATCTCAACAATGCCCTAGCGCCTGTATTAATGTCTGTTCAAATCTTGGAACACAAACTTCAAGATGAGCAGAGCCGGCGAATACTAAAAACACTAGAAACCAATACTCAACGAAGTGCCGATCTCGTTAAACAAGTGCTGTCATTTGTGCGAGGAGTCGAAGGGAAGCGAACCACCTTGCAAGTAAGGCACATTATTAAAGAAATTGAGCAGATTGTTAAACAGACATTTTCTAGAGCGATTGAAATCCGCACCGATATCCCGATGCTCGATCTTTGGACTATTTCTGGGGATGCAACTCAGCTGCACCAAGTATTGATGAATCTCTGTGTAAACGCTAGGGATGCGATGCCAAACGGGGGAACTTTAGAGCTTTGTGCCAGGAATCTGTGGGTTGATGAACACTATGCCCGGATGAATCTTGATGCTAAGGTTGGCCCTTACGTTGTCATTACTGTATCCGATACAGGGATGGGAATCTCAAGGGAAATAATAGATAGAATCTTTGAGCCATTTTTCACCACAAAAGAGATAGGACAAGGTACTGGCTTAGGTCTTTCAACGGTGATGGGTATCGTTAAAAGTCACGGTGGATTTGTGCAGGTACTTAGCGAAGTAGGCCAAGGAACGCAATTTTATATTTACTTACCCGTAACGCAGGCAACGATACCAGATGAGACGAAAAGCTTGCCTCATGAATTGCCTAGAGGACAAGGAGAATTAATTCTCGTTGTTGATGATGAATATTCAATTCGAGAGCTTACGAAAATTTCTCTAGAAACCTATAATTACAAGGTTTTAACCGCTAATGATGGAGTGGAGGCATTGGTGCTATATGCAGAACACAAGCAAGATATTAACGCTGTATTAGTCGATATGATGATGCCAGCTATGGATGGTATAACGACTATCCGGGCTTTGCAAAAAATCAATCCACAGGTCAAGATTATTGCAGTTAGCGGACTTACATCTAATTACCAGATAACTGAAATCGCTGGAAATAACGTCAAAACATTTTTACCAAAGCCCTACACCTCAGAGGAATTGTTGAAAAATATACAGGTGGTTCTTGGTAAAAATTAGAAGGTTTTGTTTTTCTATGATTGCCAATGTTTTCAGATACCCGACTTTTTAAAAAAGTCGGGTATCTCGCTTTCACGTTGCAGCTCAATTTTATCTAATGCCCAAAGAATTTACTAGAAGCGATCGCGCTTTACATCAGTTCTCGTCCAGTTAATCGCGCTTTACATCAGTTCTCGCCCAGTTAATCGCGCTTTACATCAGTTCTTACCCAGCTAATCGCACCGCCAAATCTTGATAGTCTTGTCCTCGCTGCCACTGACTAAAGTCTGCCCATCCGGACTAAAAGCAACTGAATAAACCAAATTTGAATGCCCTCTGAGGGTGTGAATCAGCTTACCACTGTCAATCGACCAATTCTGAATGGTGTTGTCTCCACTACCACTGGCAAGAGTCTGCCCATCCGGACTAAAAGCGACGGAACAAACCGAATTTGAATATCCAGTGAGGCTGTGAATCAGCTTACCAGTCTCCAAGTGCCAAATCTTGATAGTCTTATCTCCGCTACCACTGGCAAGAGTCTGCCCATTCGGACTAAAAGCAACTGAATAAACCCGGTTTAAATGCCCCGTGAAAGTGCGAATCAGCTTGCCACTGCCCGCCTGCCACAGCTTGATAGTGTAATCCTGACTGCTACTGGCAAGAGTTTGCCCATCCGGACTAAAGGCAACGGAAAAAATATAGTCTAAGTGCCCCGTAAAATCGCGAATCAGCTTGCCACTGCCCACCTGCCACAGCTTAATGATTTTGTCCCCACTACCACTGGCAAGAGTCTGCCCATCCGGACTAAAAACAACAGAATGAACCCACCTTGAATGCCCCGTGAAAGTGCGAATCAGCTTGCCACGGTCCACCTGCCACAGTTTAATAGTGCTGTCTCCACTACCACTGGCAAGAGTCTGCCCATCTGGACTGATAGCTATAGAACGAACCCAGCTTGAATGCCCGGTGAGGGTGTGAATCAGCTTGCCACTGTCCACCTGCCACAGCTTGATGCTGTAGTCCTGACTGCCACTGGCAACAGTCTGCCCATCTGGACTGATAGCTATAGAGCGAACCCAGCTTGAATGCCCGGTAAGCGTGCGGACACATCTCCAATTCTGGGGCTTTGGCGTTGGCGGTGGTGGCGCAGGTGTCGTCGCTTGTGCCTTTAGCGGTGGTGGGGTAGGTACAGCATTCAAGTCTTTCAACACTTCATCTGCTGATTGATAGCGTTCTTTCACATAATCTTTCAGTAACTTATCCAAAACTTGACTCAGTTGACTGCTGACATTTTTCCCCTTTTCCCTCAGATGCTCTTTCCATAGCCAGCAGCCCTCTAATGGATCGTAAAGTTCATCAAGCTTGGTTGCTGTCAGCAGATGAATACAGGTAACGCCTAAACTGTATAAGTCACTGGCTGGATAAGCTTTACCGCTGCGAAATTGTTCGATGGGTGCGTAGCCTTCTGTGCCAGCTTTTGTGCCTGTTTTAGTTAAACCAGTGCCGACTGTTAATTTTTTAGAAATGCCAAAATCAATTAGGACGAATTTGCCATCTCTTTTACGTTTAATAATATTCGTCGGCTTGATATCCCGGTGAATCACCTGATGTTCGTGGACAAATTGCAGCACCGGCAATAAATCATTTAATAAATCTCGAATTTGCTCTTCTGTGAATGCTTGCTGCCGTTCCAAGTTTTGACCTAATTCCTGCCCTTCGATATATTGCTGCACCAGATACAGGCGTTTATCTTGCTCGAAATAGGCAAATAAACTGGGAATTTGTGGATGTTGTTCTCCCAGTTGCAGTAACTGTCTCGCTTCTTGCTCAAATAGCTGGGTTGCCTTCTGCATTGCCGCTGAATTGCCTTGAATCTCTGGCACTGGCAAAAATTGCTTAATTACACAAGGAGCTTTTAGCCTGTCTGCGTCTTCAGCCAAGAAAGTTCTACCAAATCCACCCTCGCCAATGGGCGCGATCGCGCGGTATCGATCCTTGAGCAGTAACTTCGTTCCGCAACTTGTACAAAAGTTTGTGCCAACAGGGTTTTGAGGCTTGTTGCAACCTGAATTCAGGCAATAGCTCATAGACAGAAAATCGGCAGATTGCGTCTATGATAAAGCTTTTTGTGGAGCGGACATCTCTCCTGTATATAATTACTCATAATTTTAGAAAATACAAACATTCCCTCAATTCTTTATATTATGGAATCTGTACCGTTTCTGCTCGTAAATGACCAATCAATTTCCCTTGAACAAGCTCTAAAATATCTGCAATTGTCTGGTAAACTTACTTCTTTTGTCGGAGAGATTCTCCGACAGTATGTTATAGAACAACAACTACAAGCACTTAATCTAGAGATTAGCTTGGCGGCTATTGAGCAAGCAGTGATTGATTTTCGCTTACAACGAAATCTAGCAGATCCCAAGAGTTTTCAAGAATGGCTAGTTCGTAACAGAATCGACTACGAAACCTTCCACAATCAGGTAAAATCTGGTTTTCAGTTAACCAAGCTCAAAGCTCAGATTGCAGAGCCGAAACTGAAAGAATATTTCATCGAACGCAAGCTATTTCTGGATCGGGTTGTACTCTCTCGTCTTGTGGTAGCCCAACAAGAATTAGCTGAAGAATTATATAGCCAAATTGAAGAGGGAGCCAGCTTTGAACAATTAGCTCAAGAGTATTCTCTCACAGATGACCGAATTGTAAATGGCATGATGGGGCCAGTTAGCCGAGGAACGCTACCAGACCAAATCCGAGCCGCGATCGATACCGCGAGTCCGGGGCGGATATTAGAGCCATTAAAACTCGAAGAACGTTGGGCTTTGTTTCGAGTTGAGCAATTCCTTCCAGCCTCCTTAGAAGATAATCAGCTAAAGGAAGCACTACAAAATGAACTTTTTGAGCAATGGCTAGCACAGAAAATTCAAACCTTAACGGTCAAACTGCAAATCAGTTGAGTAGTGTTGAAATCGCTAGGAATTTGCCTTGGAATATTCCACCTCTGAGCTTGCTGACATCCGAACAGCAAGCAAAATTCCAAACGCAAGCCGAAATCTGTTCCTACAGGTTAGGGGAAAAAATTTGGTCTAAAGATTGTCCGGGCAACCAGTTTTTAATTGTGTCTGGAAAGGTGCGTTTGCGGGAAGAAGGAGTAGCGAAACCGCTGGCAACTTTAGAGGCGGGAGATTGGTTCGGCGACTTGCAGCAATTCCTGGGATTTAAAGCGATCGCCTCTAGCAAAGAAGTTGTGGTAGTGCGTTGGGATACGGCGTTATGGAACGAAGCTTCATCTCCAGAAATCGATAGCTTTTGGCAGCAATCTAGCGGCGTGAAATCTAGCGGCGAAGAGGCAACGATAGAAACCGAAACGAGGATACCTGTAAGTAATTATCCGTTTATTTCTAGCCTTAACTCAGCGGCTGCTTGCTTAACAATGGTGGCGCAATACTTACAAAATCCAGCTTCTTTAGAGTGGATACAACGTCAGTTCCGGGGACAACGCCCGAAACAGCTTGTAGAAGCCAGTGAGAAAATAGGGCTACATCTGCGACGCTTGGTAGTATCTGGGCGCGAATTGCAGCAGCTATCTTTTCCGGCTTTGTTGCATTGGAACCAGGAACATTGGGTAGTGGTATACGAGGTAAAAGGCGATCGCGTCATCATTGCTAACCCCCTCAACCCCAGCCAAACTTGCGAAAATATTCCTCTTGCTTTACTTGAAGCTGCTTGGGATGGGCAACTGTGGCAAGTTGAACTAATTCAGCGACAAGACAAATTTAACCTTACTTGGTTTTTACCGGCAGTTTGGCGTTACCGGGGTTTATTGGGGGAAGTCCTGGTTGCGTCTTTCACCTTGCAGCTGTTGGGTTTAGCAACGCCAATCATTACTCAGGTAATTATTGACAAGGTGATGGTGCAGGAAAGCCTGCCGACTTTGGATGTGATGGCGATCGCGCTTTTGAGCATTGCTATCTTTGAGGCAATCCTAGGCATTTTGCGGCTATTCATCTTTACCCACACTGCACGACGCTTAGACCTTAGTTTATCTGCTCAATTGTTTCGCCACTTGATGCGGCTACCACTAGCTTATTTTGAGTCTCGCCGCGTTGGAGATACGGTAGCGCGAGTACAAGAACTGGAAAATATTCGCCAATTTCTCACTGGAACGGCGTTAACTGTCATCTTAGATAGCGTCTTTGCTGTTATCTACCTGGCCCTGATGTTTTATTACAATGTCAAGCTTACCTTCGTTGCCTTGGCAGTGATTCCGCTATTTGCAATGTTGACATTGGTGGCGACGCCAATTCTCCGAAACTGGCTGAATGAAACCTTTAACCACAGTGCGGATAGTCAA
It includes:
- a CDS encoding serine/threonine-protein kinase, which translates into the protein MSYCLNSGCNKPQNPVGTNFCTSCGTKLLLKDRYRAIAPIGEGGFGRTFLAEDADRLKAPCVIKQFLPVPEIQGNSAAMQKATQLFEQEARQLLQLGEQHPQIPSLFAYFEQDKRLYLVQQYIEGQELGQNLERQQAFTEEQIRDLLNDLLPVLQFVHEHQVIHRDIKPTNIIKRKRDGKFVLIDFGISKKLTVGTGLTKTGTKAGTEGYAPIEQFRSGKAYPASDLYSLGVTCIHLLTATKLDELYDPLEGCWLWKEHLREKGKNVSSQLSQVLDKLLKDYVKERYQSADEVLKDLNAVPTPPPLKAQATTPAPPPPTPKPQNWRCVRTLTGHSSWVRSIAISPDGQTVASGSQDYSIKLWQVDSGKLIHTLTGHSSWVRSIAISPDGQTLASGSGDSTIKLWQVDRGKLIRTFTGHSRWVHSVVFSPDGQTLASGSGDKIIKLWQVGSGKLIRDFTGHLDYIFSVAFSPDGQTLASSSQDYTIKLWQAGSGKLIRTFTGHLNRVYSVAFSPNGQTLASGSGDKTIKIWHLETGKLIHSLTGYSNSVCSVAFSPDGQTLASGSGDNTIQNWSIDSGKLIHTLRGHSNLVYSVAFSPDGQTLVSGSEDKTIKIWRCD
- a CDS encoding peptidylprolyl isomerase, whose protein sequence is MESVPFLLVNDQSISLEQALKYLQLSGKLTSFVGEILRQYVIEQQLQALNLEISLAAIEQAVIDFRLQRNLADPKSFQEWLVRNRIDYETFHNQVKSGFQLTKLKAQIAEPKLKEYFIERKLFLDRVVLSRLVVAQQELAEELYSQIEEGASFEQLAQEYSLTDDRIVNGMMGPVSRGTLPDQIRAAIDTASPGRILEPLKLEERWALFRVEQFLPASLEDNQLKEALQNELFEQWLAQKIQTLTVKLQIS
- a CDS encoding peptidase domain-containing ABC transporter gives rise to the protein MASTENSNLNGQTANQLSSVEIARNLPWNIPPLSLLTSEQQAKFQTQAEICSYRLGEKIWSKDCPGNQFLIVSGKVRLREEGVAKPLATLEAGDWFGDLQQFLGFKAIASSKEVVVVRWDTALWNEASSPEIDSFWQQSSGVKSSGEEATIETETRIPVSNYPFISSLNSAAACLTMVAQYLQNPASLEWIQRQFRGQRPKQLVEASEKIGLHLRRLVVSGRELQQLSFPALLHWNQEHWVVVYEVKGDRVIIANPLNPSQTCENIPLALLEAAWDGQLWQVELIQRQDKFNLTWFLPAVWRYRGLLGEVLVASFTLQLLGLATPIITQVIIDKVMVQESLPTLDVMAIALLSIAIFEAILGILRLFIFTHTARRLDLSLSAQLFRHLMRLPLAYFESRRVGDTVARVQELENIRQFLTGTALTVILDSVFAVIYLALMFYYNVKLTFVALAVIPLFAMLTLVATPILRNWLNETFNHSADSQSFLVETVTGIHAVKAHAAEGTARDRWEGLFARFIRTGFKASTTSNISNNIGDFLTNFSNLLILWFGAALVIDHQLTIGQLVAFQMLAGRMTGPLLRLVQLWQNLQQVLLSVDRIGDILNVAPEAEPGSGLVLPPLKGKVTFDRVFFRYQSNQEPILRGITFTVQPGMFVGIVGRSGSGKSTLSKLLQRLYPVESGRIFIDGFDIKSADLASLRQQISVVLQEDFLFNGSILENITLGNSEITTEQVVEAARLAVADDFISELTHGYENPVGERGTALSGGQRQRIALARLFLSQAPILILDEATSALDSETEQQVLQNLQAISQNRTVFMIAHRFEPLKRADLILVLEKGVLIEQGTHLELMQKKGLYWLLYQRQQPSS